TGCTCATTATCCTGATTATCGTGGTCATTATTGACACCGCGCGGGGGCGTATAAGCGGAACAAAATAACAAGAGTTAAAAAAAACCCCCGCACTGAAAAGTTCGGGGGTTTTTTACTATTCAATACAATAAACTTTGGCTTACATTTAGCAGAACAGGAAGTATAGGAGCACTGTATGTGCAGAATTAAATTAGCGTTGAGAACAACGCAAACAAGCTGGAGGCATTAATGAACGGATCCGACTTGGTAGTAGCGGCCCTTAAACAGCAGGGTATAACCACAGTATTTGGATACCCAGGTGGCGCCATCATGCCAATTTATGATGCCCTTTACGATGGTGGCGTTGAGCATGTACTTTGCAGACATGAACAAGGTGCTGCAATGGCGGCCATTGGTATGGCACGAGCAACTCAAGATGTTGCTGTCTGCCTAGCCACATCTGGCCCCGGCGCGACAAACCTCGTGACAGGCTTAGCGGATGCACTTTTAGATTCTGTGCCACTCGTTGCCATTACTGGTCAAGTTGCTAGCCCACTCATTGGTACAGATGCATTCCAAGAAATAGATGTTATTGGTATATCTCTAGCTTGCTCCAAACACAGTTACTTAGTTACCGACATAGATGACTTAGCGCCAACGTTAGCTGAGGCCTTTGAGGTAGCAAAATCAGGTAGACCTGGGCCGGTTGTGGTCGACATTGCTAAAGATGTCCAGTTAGCTGAAGCTCCGACTCATCTTCTTCCATTTATCGAACCACCCGCAATTCCAGTAGCCGATCCCAAAGCATTAGAAAAAGCCCAAAGCCTACTCAATAAAGCAGATAAACCGGTTCTTTACATCGGTGGGGGCGTTCAAATAGCTAAAGCAACAGATACGGTGCGACAATTTCTTATTAACAATCCAATCCCTACCGTGAGTACCTTAAAAGGCTTGGGTAGCGTAGAACGTCATGATCCTAATTACCTAGGAATGGTTGGAATGCACGGAACGAAAGCAGCCAATCTAATCGTTCAAGAGTCCGATCTATTAATTGTGGTTGGTGCCCGTTTCGACGATAGAGTGACGGGCCGATTAGATTCGTTTGCCCCAGATGCGAGAGTCATCCATATCGATATTGATGCAGCAGAGTTTAATAAGCTGCGCCGTTCAAATGCATCTTTGCAGGGTGATATCAACATAATTCTTCCACAACTCACACTTGAACAAGATATTTCTCCATGGCTTGAACAGACATCTAGTCTGAGAAAAGAATTCAAATGGCGCTACGATCATCCCGGAGAGCTTATCTATGCGCCTTTACTATTAAAGCAACTTTCAGACTCAATGCCTGACAGCTCTATCGTGTCTACGGATGTTGGCCAACATCAGATGTGGGCGGCGCAACATATACAACCACGTAAACCAGAAAACTATATAACCTCTGCTGGTCTTGGCACTATGGGCTTTGGCCTTCCGGCTGCCATTGGAGCAAAGATTGCTCGACCTGATGATCAATCTATATTGATCACTGGTGATGGCTCTTTTATGATGAATATTCAAGAGTTAGGCACGATAAAAAGAAAGCAAGTAGCCGTCAAAATGGTTTTACTTAACAACCATCGTTTGGGTATGGTTCGTCAATGGCAATCACTCTTTTTTGATGGTCGCCACAGTGAAACCATTCTGGATGATAACCCAGATTTTCAAGCACTCGCGGCTGCATTTGGTATCCCAGGTAAAACCATTACAACGAAAGCAGAAGTAGAGCCGGCCCTAAAAGAAATGCTAGCAAGTGAAACCGCTTATCTACTTCATGTTCTTATCGATGAAGATGAAAACGTATGGCCGCTCGTTCCACCGGGCGCAGCAAATCAAGATATGTTGGAGAATACCTAATGGATAGATACCTATTAAAAATAGAAGCCAACGATAAGCCTGTTTTGGTTGAACGTATACTTAGAGTGGTAAGACACCGAGGTTTTACCATCAAGCAAATACTTGCGACACAAAATCATGAGAGTAAAGTTGCTCAAATAGAACTTGTCGTTGACAGTGATCGTCCTATTACCTTGATTACAAATCAAGTCGAGAAACTATGGGATGTCACTAATGTACATACCTCTAGACTGAAAAAAGACGAAATGCTCAGTGCTTATAAAATTTAAGGAAGGATTCTAAGATGGCAACAAACACTGCTGATTATATTTGGTTTAATGGTGAAATGGTTCCTTGGGGCGAAGCTAAAGTCCATGTTCTTACGCATGCTATGCACTATGGCACCTCAGTATTTGAAGGTATTCGTTGTTACAACACACCTGAAGGGCCGATTGTTTTTCGCCACAAAGAGCACATGCAACGCCTAAAAGATTCTGCAAAAATATATCGGTTTCCTATTAAATACTCTGTTGATGAGTTGATGGAAGCATGCCGTGAAACCTTAAGAGACAACAAGCTAGACTCCGCTTACATTCGTCCGCTAGGTTTTATTGGCAACGTTGGCTTAGGTGTTTGTCCACCAACTGACACGGAAATGGATCTTATTATTGCCGCCTTCCCATGGGGTTCCTATTTGGGGGAAGAAGCATTGGCTAACGGTGTCGACGCAATGATTTCAAGTTGGAATCGTGCGGCACCCAATACTATTCCAACGGCAGCTAAAGCTGGCGGTAACTACCTTTCGTCTTTACTTGTTGGGGGAGAAGCTCGCCGTCATGGTTATGCTGAAGGTATCGCCTTAAGCGTTGATGGATACCTTTCTGAAGGTGCAGGAGAAAACATCTTCATTATTAAAAATGGTGTTTTACATACTCCTCCTGCCACTAGCGCTATCCTGCCAGGAATTACTCGCGACTCAATCATGATATTAGCCAAAGAACTTGGTTATGAAGTCAGAGAAGAAAATATTGCTCGCGAAGCGTTATACCTTGCAGACGAAATATTTATGACCGGTACCGCCGCTGAGATAGTACCAGTAAGAAGCGTTGACCAGATTACCGTCGGTGAAGGCAAACGCGGCCCTATTACAGAAAAAATTCAATCCACATTCTTTGGATTATTCAACGGTACAACAGAAGACAAATGGGGTTGGTTAGATTTTGTCTATCCCGAAAACTCTGTTCGTTCAGACAAGTAAAAGAAGGAATTTAAGTAAAATGTCTACTCCTAATAAATATCGCAGCGCCACGACAACACATGGACGCAACATGGCTGGCGCTCGCGCTTTATGGCGTGCTACAGGCGTTAAAGAAGAGGATTTCGGTAAGCCAATTATCGCGGTCGTAAACTCATTCACACAATTTGTACCGGGTCATGTTCACTTAAAGGACATGGGGCAACTTGTCGCAAGAGAAATCGAATCGGCGGGTGGCATTGCAAAAGAATTCAATACCATTGCCGTTGATGATGGTATTGCCATGGGTCACGGCGGAATGCTTTACTCTCTGCCTTCACGCGAGCTTATTGCAGATTCAGTTGAATATATGGTAAATGCTCACTGTGCCGATGCGATGGTTTGTATTTCTAACTGTGACAAAATTACTCCAGGAATGATGATGGCGGCATTGCGCCTAAACATCCCTGTTATTTTTGTATCAGGCGGTCCAATGGAAGCAGGAAAAACCAAGCTTTCTGATCAAATAATCAAACTCGATCTTGTTGATGCCATGATTCAAGGTGCGGATCCATCCGTATCCGATGAACAAAGTGAGCAAATTGAGCGCAGCGCCTGCCCGACTTGTGGTTCATGTTCTGGTATGTTCACAGCAAATTCCATGAACTGTTTAACTGAAGCTCTTGGCTTAAGTCAACCAGGCAATGGCTCTTTACTCGCGACTCATGCTGATCGTAAAGAGTTATTCCTAAGCGCAGGACGCCGAGTAGTCGAACTGACTAAGCGCTACTATGAGCAAGGTGATGACTCTGCATTGCCTCGTAATATAGCCAGCAAAGAAGCATTTGAAAATGCGATGGCGCTTGATATCGCGATGGGTGGTTCAACAAACACGGTTCTACACTTACTAGCCTCTGCGCAAGAAGGTGAAATAGCCTTTGATATGGATGACATTGATCGCATGTCACTCCGAGTTCCACATATTTGTAAGGTTGCGCCTTCTACTCCAAAGTATCATATGGAGGATGTGCACCGCGCAGGTGGTGTTATGGCCATACTTGGTGAGCTTGATCGTGCAGGGCTAATCAACAATCAGACCAATACTGTTCTTGGCCTGACAATGAAAGAACAATTAGCGCAGTACGACATCATGCAAACCGAATCAGAAGAGGTGAAAGAATTCTTCCGTGCTGGTCCAGCTGGTATTCGTACAACCGAGGCATTTTCACAAAATTGTCGTTGGGACACACTAGACAACGACCGTGAAGACGGCTGTATCCGTACGAAAGAAAACGCCTTTAGCCAGGAAGGGGGTTTGGCTGTACTTAGAGGCAATATCGCTATCGATGGCTGTATCGTCAAAACGGCTGGCGTCGATGAAGAAAATCACAAATTCCAAGGTCCAGCGGTAGTATTTGAAAGCCAAGAAGATGCCGTAGAGGGCATCCTTGGTGGAAAAGTGAAAGCGGGTGATGTGGTTGTCATTCGTTACGAAGGTCCTAAAGGTGGTCCGGGTATGCAAGAGATGCTTTATCCAACGACTTACCTAAAATCAATGGGCTTAGGCAAAGAGTGTGCCCTTCTCACTGACGGTCGCTTCTCTGGTGGTACATCTGGGCTATCTATTGGCCACGCTTCTCCAGAAGCCGCTCAGGGCGGAATTATCGGTCTTGTTAATCAAGGCGATACCATCACAATAGATATACCCGCTCGTTCGATCACCTTAGACGTAACTGAAGATGAACTTGTCAGTCGTAGAGCAGAGCAAGAAAAATCAGGTTGGAAACCTGCAAATCGCCAACGTAAAGTTTCTTTGGCACTCAAAGCCTATGCCATGCTAGCGACCAGCGCGGATAAAGGTGCTGTGCGCGATAAATCCATGTTGGAAGGTTAAATTTAATGGCAGAAAATCCGTTAGGAACACTGCCTAAGAGTGGTGCAGAATATCTGCGCCACATCCTTAGAGCCCCAGTTTATGACGTAGCAACCGTCACTCTATTGCAAGACATGCCTAGAATCTCTGAGCGTATTGGAAACCAGGTGCAAATAAAACGAGAAGATAGGCAACCCGTACACTCGTTTAAATTACGCGGTGCGTACAATATGGTTTCAAGCCTATCGGATGCTCAGAAACAAGCAGGTGTCATTGCTGCCTCGGCAGGTAATCACGCTCAAGGCATTGCACTCTCTGGCAAAAAACTAGACGTTAAAGCCATCATTGTAATGCCGATAACAACCCCAGATATCAAGGTTGAAGCCGTTAAAAGCTTTGGTGGTGACGTTGTGCTTCATGGCAGTAATTTTGATGAAGCAAAAGCAGAAGCCGAAAGATTGGCAGAGCTAAATAACTATACTTTTGTTCCTCCTTTTGATCATCCATTGGTGATTGCAGGCCAAGGAACCATCGGTATGGAAATACTACAACAAAATGGTCATTTGGATTATATATTTGTTCCTGTTGGTGGTGGCGGTCTCGCAGCCGGTGTCGCCGTACTCGTTAAACAGCTAATGCCAGAAATTAAGGTTATTGCCGTTGAGCCAGAAGAGTCATCTTGCCTAAAAGCAGCATTAGATGCTGGTGAACCAGTTGTTCTCGACCAAATAAATATGTTTGCCGATGGTGTTGCCGTTAAGCGTATTGGTGATGAAACATTTAGGCTCTGTAACAAGTATCTTGATGGGCATATTGCGGTATCTAGCGATGAAATATGTGCTGCTGTAAAAGATATCTTTGAAGATACTCGTGCGATTGCTGAACCTTCAGGTGCTCTTGCTTTGGCCGGATTGAAGAAATTTGTAGAACAACAGAGCCTCAAAGATAAAAAACTGGCGACGGTTCTATCTGGAGCAAATACCAACTTTCACGGTTTACGCTATGTATCAGAAAGATGCGAGCTTGGTGAAAAACGTGAAGGTCTATTAGCCGTGACAATTCCAGAAGTACCAGGAGCATTCTTTAAGTTCTGTCAGATTATTGGTGGTAGAGCTGTCACCGAATTTAACTATCGGTACAACGATGCCAGTTTAGCCAATATATTCGTAGGTGTACGCCTGCAAAATGGTCAGGAAGAGCTAGAGAGTATTGTTCATGATCTAAAAGAAGGTGGGTATCCTGTTATCGACCTCTCTGATAACGAAATGGCGAAGCTACATATTCGATATATGATTGGTGGTAAACCGTCAAAGGCACTTACAGAGAAATTGTTCAGCTTTGAGTTTCCTGAATACCCAGGCGCCTTATTGAAGTTCTTGAGTACGCTTGGTACTCATTGGAACATCAGTATGTTCAACTACCGAAATCAAGGCGCTGATTATGGTCGTGTGCTCTGCGGGTTCGAGCTAGAAGAATCAGACTTGCCACGTTTTGCCGCACATCTTCATGAACTGGATTATCCCTACAAGGATGAATCAGATAATGCGGCGTATAAGTTCTTTTTATCTTAGGAGTAGACTATTAAAATAGTGTGCTAGAAATTAAATTTGATGGGGCAAGTAAACTGCCCCATCAAACGTCCCCACTAGATTAAAAGGAAATGCTAAATCAATAAAACTCTTTAGACATCTCAATTATTCTAGTTCTGATCATCCGTTATCAATTAGCCAAAGTATATGCATCATTTAACGCATATACTTGCTCAAACCAAAACCTTTCAAAACGCGTTTCATTCGCAATAGGAGCCTTGATTAGTTTTCGTACTCGCTCAACTTGTGTATCTGTATTGCTTGGTTTTGTCATCAGTATTACGGCATATTTGGAGAAATCACGAATGAGCACATCGAATATTTCTTCCACTAATTCATCTTGACACCCATTAATCTGTGCATTTTCTAAAATCAAATGTCCATAAACAATCAACGTAAAACAATCACCCATTGCCAATAAGTAATCAATATCTTTTGACTGTTCCTTGCTAGGTGAAGACTCTATCAAAAAATCTTTAAATAGCTTAATTTGTTCTTTAAATACGTTTACATTAGGTAAGTCGAATTGATCATAAGTTAATTTATAATCATGAAATTGAATCTTACTTAACCCTTTTGTTGCCCCTTGATCGAACAGAAAATCGTCATTGACTAAATCATCGCGACGAGGAATATGACTAAACTCTTTAGGATTAAATAGATAGTTTTGCATAAATTTGATAACCAGAGCCATATTGACATGCACTGTACCTTCTAATTTGGGCAACATACGGATTTCATGTGCAGCAACTTCAAAGAACGGTTCTTTTTCAAAACCTTTTGCGGCAATAACATCCCAAAAATGATTAATCACATCTTCTCCCTGAGACGTTACTTTCATTTTCACTAATGGATTAAATAATAAATAACGACGATCTTCAGTTGAAGCTGAACGCATATAATCGGTTGCACGTTCCGAAAAAAGCTTCATGCCACATAATCGTACATATCCATCAACAAAAAGACGTTTTACATGAACAAAATCTGTTACATGCTTTCCATAAACATTCCGGTTTGCTGCATGCTTAATTGCTTCATAAAACGCATGTTCGCACAAACCTACCGCTCCAAAGCCGAGATTAAATTTACAGATATTAACGGTATTAAGCATGTTGTCCCATGCATTAGGCCCTTTTTCCATAATATCTTCTTCAGTAAGTGGGTAATTATCTATATGAAATTCAGAGACGTGCATTTGTTCATTTACGGTATTTTTAATACATTCGTAATTCGCATGTTTAGAATCTACTGCAAAAAAAACATATTCACCTGTATCAGAGTTTTTACCAAAAGTGGATACTAATGCGGCTTCATTACCGTTACCAATATAATACTTGTCACCTTGGCCCAAATACCCACCATCCGATTGCGGATGAAGTTGCATTTCTGAAGAGTAAATATCAGCACCATGTTCTTTCTCTGAAAGACCAAAAGCAAATACTTCTCCCTCTTTCAAAAGCCGTGCTGTTTTATGTTTCAACTCCTCATTACTACCTAGCCAAACAGGTGCGAGACCCAGCATAGACACTTGAAAAGTGTACCAATACGTTAACCCATAGAAGCCAACAATTTCAGCAAACTTTGTATTTCGATAAGTATCCCAACGAGCATCTTCAGCTCCGTAACCAGATGGCGTCATTAACGTTTCTAGAATGTTATTTTCTTTCATGAACTCTACAAACTCATAATTCCAAACTTTGTTGTGCCAATCTTCCTTAATGCTTTTCAAGCCTTTATTCTCAAAAAAGTCGATGACTTTTTGCATCAGCTCTTGCGTATTCTGGTCTCTATATTCGATATTGTGCAATTTTGGGTTGAATAACATAGTACTATCCTTAATAAGAAATTAAACCATAGTCATGGTCACTGACACTAATCTGGAAAACAAACTTCAAATAATGTAGGTGAATATTACATTATCGAATGTAAATATGAGTATAATATAGAGAAAACAAATACATTCTGTTTGGCTTTACAAGCCATTTCATTGACCATAAAGGTACTAATTAAAAAAACCAGACAAATATCTTACTTTTGTACTAATGACTTTAAATAAAAAATTTATACGCGATTACAAAAAACAAATTTGACGATTAATTTTTATATGCACGTTGTTTTTATATCTAATTAAACATGGAGGAAATATAATTCTATTTGAGTCAGCCCCTTGGTGTTCATGGTTTTTTAGTCGTTATTTCTAATTGATCTTATTATTCTAAATGAAATTACTCGTTATAAAATTTTAGGTGTATTTTTCTTACTATTTTTGTTTGGCCTAAAACATCAGGAGCGGGAACAGGTGCGATTGCAGGTATTGTTACTATTTGTGGTTGGTTTGGTATTATTATTGCTAAGAACAAAAAGAAAGATATGATCTGGCCAGAAATGATGTGGCTTTGGATTATGGTTTATGGCCTGTGGAGTTTTGCATATGCTTATAACGGCTTAACAGACCGTGCATTCTATAGTGCTGTTTTATTAATATCTTGTACAATTCCCGCCTTTTTTATCAAGAAAGAGGGTGAGTATATATCAAGTTATGACTATCGTTAAATATAAGAAAAAGCCATTACTTGACGATTTATATCGTTAATCATAAAGATTGCAAAAAATATATAATATTAAAAATATAATTAATAATTTATGTTTTTTAATATTGCTTGTAATTAAAACATTACTACCTTAATTACAAGCAGATAAATAGATTAACTATACATCTATAAAATAGTTTTATCTAAACAACATAAATCCTTTCTTATACTACTTCTTAACAGGGCGCTGCCAGCCTTCAATTCTGCGCTCTTTCGCACGAGTGATCACTAGCTCGCCTTCAGATATGTCCCTCGTGACAGTTGTGCCTGCACCAATAGTCACCCCATTTCCAACCGTTATAGGCGCTATTAACTGTGTGTCAGAGCCGACAAAAACATCATCACCGATAATCGTCTTAAACTTATTCACACCATCATAATTACAAGTAATCGTTCCAGCACCAATATTTGAACGCTGACCAATGACAGTATCTCCAATATAAGTAAGGTGATTTGCTTTAGATCCCTCACCTATCACGCCATTTTTAACTTCGACAAAGTTTCCTACGTGAGCATTGTTTTTTAGCTCTGTTCCTGGGCGAAGACGAGTAAATGGACCGACTGTACAAGCTTCTCCTACTATTGCATCATCTATCACGCTATAAGGGCGTACAAGGGTGTTGTCATCGATCTCACAATCCTTCAGAACACAACCAGCACCAATAATGACATTATTACCTAGGCTTACGCTGCCTTCGATAATAACATTAACATCAATCTGCACATCGATACCACATTGAAGCTTACCGCGCAGATCAAAGCGGGATGGGTCAAGAAGCATCACGCCTTGCTCAAGTAATTTTTCAGCTTGCATGAGTTGGTAAGCACGCTCAATACGAGCAAGTTGAACACGATTATTTACCCCTTCAACTTCAACTGCGCATGAAGGATGAACGGCTTCTATTGATCGGCCCTCTTCGTGAGCGGCGGCAATAATGTCCGTAAGGTAATACTCACCCTGTGCATTTTGGTTATTAAGTCCTGACAACCATCGTTTCAGATCACCACCAGTGGCGACCATTACTCCGGTATTTATTTCCTTGATACGTTTTTGCTCTTCCGTCGCATCTTTTTGCTCAACAATTGCAATAACAGCATCATTTTTACGCTCAATGCGTCCATATCCGTCTGGGTCATCTAAAACAACGGTTAACAAAGCAACGCCACCAGCAGGCTGAGCATCTAGCAGACTTTCAATAGTTTCAGGTGAGATAAGAGGAACATCCCCATATAACACTAATACTTTTTCATTATCATCAAATTTGTCTGATGCTTGATCAACCGCGTGTCCAGTTCCTAATTGTTCAGCTTGGAGCACCCAATTCACCGACTCCGCAGATAAAGCTTGTCGCATAAGATCACCACCGTGACCATAAACAAGATGGATATTTTGCGCACCCAAATCATTGCAGGTATCGATAACATGCTTGACCATTGGCTTTCCGGCTAAGGTATGTAACACCTTAGGTATATTGGAATACATGCGAGTACCTTTACCCGCCGCTAGAATCACCGCGCTGAAGCTCATAGGAATAACCTTATTTATTTTTTGAAGTTTTAATTCTAACCGCTTAACCGAAAAGAGTTAATT
This portion of the Vibrio sp. VB16 genome encodes:
- the ilvM gene encoding acetolactate synthase 2 small subunit, encoding MDRYLLKIEANDKPVLVERILRVVRHRGFTIKQILATQNHESKVAQIELVVDSDRPITLITNQVEKLWDVTNVHTSRLKKDEMLSAYKI
- the ilvD gene encoding dihydroxy-acid dehydratase, which translates into the protein MSTPNKYRSATTTHGRNMAGARALWRATGVKEEDFGKPIIAVVNSFTQFVPGHVHLKDMGQLVAREIESAGGIAKEFNTIAVDDGIAMGHGGMLYSLPSRELIADSVEYMVNAHCADAMVCISNCDKITPGMMMAALRLNIPVIFVSGGPMEAGKTKLSDQIIKLDLVDAMIQGADPSVSDEQSEQIERSACPTCGSCSGMFTANSMNCLTEALGLSQPGNGSLLATHADRKELFLSAGRRVVELTKRYYEQGDDSALPRNIASKEAFENAMALDIAMGGSTNTVLHLLASAQEGEIAFDMDDIDRMSLRVPHICKVAPSTPKYHMEDVHRAGGVMAILGELDRAGLINNQTNTVLGLTMKEQLAQYDIMQTESEEVKEFFRAGPAGIRTTEAFSQNCRWDTLDNDREDGCIRTKENAFSQEGGLAVLRGNIAIDGCIVKTAGVDEENHKFQGPAVVFESQEDAVEGILGGKVKAGDVVVIRYEGPKGGPGMQEMLYPTTYLKSMGLGKECALLTDGRFSGGTSGLSIGHASPEAAQGGIIGLVNQGDTITIDIPARSITLDVTEDELVSRRAEQEKSGWKPANRQRKVSLALKAYAMLATSADKGAVRDKSMLEG
- the ilvA gene encoding threonine ammonia-lyase, biosynthetic, with product MAENPLGTLPKSGAEYLRHILRAPVYDVATVTLLQDMPRISERIGNQVQIKREDRQPVHSFKLRGAYNMVSSLSDAQKQAGVIAASAGNHAQGIALSGKKLDVKAIIVMPITTPDIKVEAVKSFGGDVVLHGSNFDEAKAEAERLAELNNYTFVPPFDHPLVIAGQGTIGMEILQQNGHLDYIFVPVGGGGLAAGVAVLVKQLMPEIKVIAVEPEESSCLKAALDAGEPVVLDQINMFADGVAVKRIGDETFRLCNKYLDGHIAVSSDEICAAVKDIFEDTRAIAEPSGALALAGLKKFVEQQSLKDKKLATVLSGANTNFHGLRYVSERCELGEKREGLLAVTIPEVPGAFFKFCQIIGGRAVTEFNYRYNDASLANIFVGVRLQNGQEELESIVHDLKEGGYPVIDLSDNEMAKLHIRYMIGGKPSKALTEKLFSFEFPEYPGALLKFLSTLGTHWNISMFNYRNQGADYGRVLCGFELEESDLPRFAAHLHELDYPYKDESDNAAYKFFLS
- a CDS encoding DUF5692 family protein; this encodes MAKNKKKDMIWPEMMWLWIMVYGLWSFAYAYNGLTDRAFYSAVLLISCTIPAFFIKKEGEYISSYDYR
- the glmU gene encoding bifunctional UDP-N-acetylglucosamine diphosphorylase/glucosamine-1-phosphate N-acetyltransferase GlmU, which gives rise to MSFSAVILAAGKGTRMYSNIPKVLHTLAGKPMVKHVIDTCNDLGAQNIHLVYGHGGDLMRQALSAESVNWVLQAEQLGTGHAVDQASDKFDDNEKVLVLYGDVPLISPETIESLLDAQPAGGVALLTVVLDDPDGYGRIERKNDAVIAIVEQKDATEEQKRIKEINTGVMVATGGDLKRWLSGLNNQNAQGEYYLTDIIAAAHEEGRSIEAVHPSCAVEVEGVNNRVQLARIERAYQLMQAEKLLEQGVMLLDPSRFDLRGKLQCGIDVQIDVNVIIEGSVSLGNNVIIGAGCVLKDCEIDDNTLVRPYSVIDDAIVGEACTVGPFTRLRPGTELKNNAHVGNFVEVKNGVIGEGSKANHLTYIGDTVIGQRSNIGAGTITCNYDGVNKFKTIIGDDVFVGSDTQLIAPITVGNGVTIGAGTTVTRDISEGELVITRAKERRIEGWQRPVKK
- the ilvG gene encoding acetolactate synthase 2 catalytic subunit encodes the protein MNGSDLVVAALKQQGITTVFGYPGGAIMPIYDALYDGGVEHVLCRHEQGAAMAAIGMARATQDVAVCLATSGPGATNLVTGLADALLDSVPLVAITGQVASPLIGTDAFQEIDVIGISLACSKHSYLVTDIDDLAPTLAEAFEVAKSGRPGPVVVDIAKDVQLAEAPTHLLPFIEPPAIPVADPKALEKAQSLLNKADKPVLYIGGGVQIAKATDTVRQFLINNPIPTVSTLKGLGSVERHDPNYLGMVGMHGTKAANLIVQESDLLIVVGARFDDRVTGRLDSFAPDARVIHIDIDAAEFNKLRRSNASLQGDINIILPQLTLEQDISPWLEQTSSLRKEFKWRYDHPGELIYAPLLLKQLSDSMPDSSIVSTDVGQHQMWAAQHIQPRKPENYITSAGLGTMGFGLPAAIGAKIARPDDQSILITGDGSFMMNIQELGTIKRKQVAVKMVLLNNHRLGMVRQWQSLFFDGRHSETILDDNPDFQALAAAFGIPGKTITTKAEVEPALKEMLASETAYLLHVLIDEDENVWPLVPPGAANQDMLENT
- a CDS encoding branched-chain amino acid transaminase, translating into MATNTADYIWFNGEMVPWGEAKVHVLTHAMHYGTSVFEGIRCYNTPEGPIVFRHKEHMQRLKDSAKIYRFPIKYSVDELMEACRETLRDNKLDSAYIRPLGFIGNVGLGVCPPTDTEMDLIIAAFPWGSYLGEEALANGVDAMISSWNRAAPNTIPTAAKAGGNYLSSLLVGGEARRHGYAEGIALSVDGYLSEGAGENIFIIKNGVLHTPPATSAILPGITRDSIMILAKELGYEVREENIAREALYLADEIFMTGTAAEIVPVRSVDQITVGEGKRGPITEKIQSTFFGLFNGTTEDKWGWLDFVYPENSVRSDK
- a CDS encoding acyl-CoA dehydrogenase family protein, coding for MLFNPKLHNIEYRDQNTQELMQKVIDFFENKGLKSIKEDWHNKVWNYEFVEFMKENNILETLMTPSGYGAEDARWDTYRNTKFAEIVGFYGLTYWYTFQVSMLGLAPVWLGSNEELKHKTARLLKEGEVFAFGLSEKEHGADIYSSEMQLHPQSDGGYLGQGDKYYIGNGNEAALVSTFGKNSDTGEYVFFAVDSKHANYECIKNTVNEQMHVSEFHIDNYPLTEEDIMEKGPNAWDNMLNTVNICKFNLGFGAVGLCEHAFYEAIKHAANRNVYGKHVTDFVHVKRLFVDGYVRLCGMKLFSERATDYMRSASTEDRRYLLFNPLVKMKVTSQGEDVINHFWDVIAAKGFEKEPFFEVAAHEIRMLPKLEGTVHVNMALVIKFMQNYLFNPKEFSHIPRRDDLVNDDFLFDQGATKGLSKIQFHDYKLTYDQFDLPNVNVFKEQIKLFKDFLIESSPSKEQSKDIDYLLAMGDCFTLIVYGHLILENAQINGCQDELVEEIFDVLIRDFSKYAVILMTKPSNTDTQVERVRKLIKAPIANETRFERFWFEQVYALNDAYTLAN